The following proteins are co-located in the Acropora palmata chromosome 11, jaAcrPala1.3, whole genome shotgun sequence genome:
- the LOC141897205 gene encoding uncharacterized protein LOC141897205 isoform X4 gives MDLKIRVILSLVVLAIVVRDGKAGYKACDWPRGVCTYIYDPCPPTFTRCRRYDYSCPVRTNHCCCRTRIQGDEPKLEAPAARDIVYGDEPKLEAPAARDFVDVRGQAQVKCDARIRGTCWYRRDPSECPTGFKRCPLFDGGCASPDNWCCCLAA, from the exons ATGGACCTGAAGATTCGTGTGATTCTATCATTGGTGGTTTTGGCGATTGTTGTAAGAGATGGAAAAG CAGGTTACAAGGCATGTGATTGGCCGCGAGGTGTCTGCACATACATATATGATCCTTGTCCACCTACATTCACACGCTGTCGTCGCTATGACTATTCCTGTCCTGTGCGCACAAATCACTGCTGCTGTCGTACAAGAATCCAAG GAGATGAACCAAAATTAGAAGCTCCAGCTGCAAGAGACATTGTCTATG GAGATGAACCAAAATTAGAAGCTCCAGCTGCAAGAGACTTTGTCGATG TTCGTGGTCAAGCTCAAGTGAAGTGCGACGCGAGAATCCGCGGAACGTGTTGGTACCGTCGAGATCCCTCTGAGTGTCCCACCGGCTTCAAACGCTGTCCTTTATTCGATGGAGGCTGTGCAAGTCCTGATAACTGGTGCTGCTGCCT tGCCGCTTGA
- the LOC141897204 gene encoding small ribosomal subunit protein uS7-like, protein MAATSRRVLLCLTCPRQNSKLVKLVLRSLYSLKIQQRTFGVRNMCSSFSALNISHLDEKLEIPKAADSHLTPSIFDDELVNKFVNCMMWDGKKSVSQTILKMALEDIKAEQLKKRRMSSDPESILADPLKIFTEAVENCKPVVGVIAMRRGGRVFQVPTPLPPNRRRFLAIKWLITAAREQQKTNKNARMYKKLAKELLDAYNNEGTVIKKKIELHKRAEDNRAFAHYRWW, encoded by the exons ATGGCGGCTACGAGTAGGAGAGTCCTGTTATGTCTTACATGTCCGCGGCAAAATAGCAAGTTAGTTAAACTGGTATTGAGAAGCTTATATAGCTTGAA AATACAACAGAGAACCTTTGGTGTGAGGAATATGTGTTCATCCTTTTCTGCATT aaatatttcacatctGGATGAAAAGTTGGAAATTCCAAAAGCTGCAGATTCGCATTTAACACCGTCAATATTTGATGATGAACTTGTTAA TAAATTTGTCAATTGTATGATGTGGGATGGAAAGAAATCTGTTTCACAGACCATACTTAAAATG GCTCTTGAAGATATCAAGGCAGAGCAGCTAAAGAA GCGCAGGATGTCTTCTGACCCCGAATCGATTCTGGCTGATCCGCTAAAGATTTTCACAGAGGCTGTCGAGAATTGCAAACCAGTTGTGGGTGTCATAGCCAtgagaagaggaggaagagtCTTCCAG GTCCCGACACCACTCCCTCCCAATCGTCGCCGTTTTCTCGCAATTAAATGGTTGATAACTGCTGCGCGGgaacaacagaaaacaaataaaaacgcCAGGATGTACAAGAAGCTCGCGAAGGAGTTACTCGATGCCTACAATAACGAG GGCACtgtgataaaaaagaaaattgaacttcacAAGCGAGCAGAAGACAACAGAGCGTTCGCCCATTATCGGTGGTGGTAG
- the LOC141897631 gene encoding uncharacterized protein LOC141897631 — protein sequence MEWTFLLLICITLGTAVYASHHDVCHVQVNDRTDCGWFGINNETCQDRGCCYDDTYPDTIYCFYPTSNKCYGIDPSNRVDCGYFGIQREECENDRGCCFDHTVYGVAWCFEGRPEEPEFMEGSAAADGV from the exons ATGGAGTGGACATTCTTGCTTCTGATATGTATAACTTTAG GGACTGCCGTTTACGCAA GTCATCACGATGTCTGCCATGTTCAAGTCAATGACCGTACGGATTGTGGATGGTTTGGTATTAACAATGAAACGTGTCAAGATCGTGGGTGCTGCTATGACGATACATATCCCGATACAATCTATTGCTTTTACCCAACAA GTAATAAATGTTATGGAATTGATCCTTCTAACCGCGTGGATTGTGGCTATTTCGGAATTCAGCGAGAGGAATGCGAAAACGACAGAGGATGTTGCTTTGACCACACTGTTTATGGAGTGGCTTGGTGCTTCGAGGGTCGTCCCGAAGAACCTGAATTTATGGAGGGATCCGCTGCCGCAGACGG agtTTAA
- the LOC141897202 gene encoding uncharacterized protein LOC141897202 isoform X2, with protein MGEDNFGSPFSSLALRVVQETSFQQDTIMLTTNIEALKEKIEAKDEEIMRLQEALKDLEDKNKKLEIALKTRIEEISKLKSRINKLESEKKTLEDKLRNVEGKLDRVEREVERLEEANIVHEEENAKLKENFEVLAEEMKSVEGKLEKTRNENQVLKKEVKELKDSHQKLLPLASGRPMLSAPQMAPGVQASLYLGELSRQLQGKMYAYVLPQSFSPIGNYKVKTIRRDVERLPKTAEEKEKARKRWEELQHKLNWSEVYEDAIKLLQENRNVDAHPIISAKLLHEAVEMMDARGKSKNRRRKSLIITSTQNDQQRSR; from the exons ATGGGTGAAGACAATTTCGGGTCGCCGTTTTCCAGCCTAGCATTACGTGTTGTGCAAGAGACATCTTTTCAGCAGGACACAATAATGCTCACAACCAACATTGAAGCACTTAAGGAAAAAATAGAGGCGAAGGATGAAGAGATAATGCGGTTACAAGAGGCACTGAAGGATCTcgaagacaaaaacaagaaactggAGATCGCCTTGAAGACAAGAATCGAGGAAATTTCAAAGCTGAAGTCCAGGATAAATAAACTGGAAagcgaaaagaaaactttggAAGACAAGCTTAGGAATGTTGAGGGAAAACTAGATCGCGTCGAGAGAGAAGTCGAACGGCTTGAAGAAGCCAACATCGTCCACGAGGAGGAAAATGCTAAGTTgaaagagaattttgaagttttggCTGAAGAAATGAAGAGCGTGGAgggaaaactcgaaaagacaAGGAATGAAAATCAGGTTTTGAAGAAGGAGGTGAAAGAACTCAAAGACTCACATCAAAAGTTGTTACCGTTAGCAAGCGGAAGGCCAATGCTAAGTGCTCCTCAAATGGCACCAGGCGTCCAAGCTTCCCTGTATCTTGGGGAACTAAGCCGACAACTTCAAGGCAAGATGTACGCTTATGTACTCCCCCAATCGTTCTCACCAATCGGAAACTATAAGGTGAAAACCATTCGCCGCGATGTGGAAAGGCTTCCAAAAACGGCAGAAGAGAAGGAGAAAGCAAGGAAAAGATGGGAAGAGCTTCAGCACAAGCTGAACTGGAGCGAGGTGTACGAGGACGCTATAAAATTGCTGCAGGAGAATCGCAACGTGGACGCCCATCCAATAATATCGGCAAAGCTGCTTCATGAAGCAGTTGAAATGATGGACGCGAGAG GTAAATCAAAGAACAGACGGAGGAAATCACTGATTATAACGAGTACACAGAATGATCAGCAAAGGAGTCGTTAA
- the LOC141897202 gene encoding uncharacterized protein LOC141897202 isoform X1, giving the protein MGEDNFGSPFSSLALRVVQETSFQQDTIMLTTNIEALKEKIEAKDEEIMRLQEALKDLEDKNKKLEIALKTRIEEISKLKSRINKLESEKKTLEDKLRNVEGKLDRVEREVERLEEANIVHEEENAKLKENFEVLAEEMKSVEGKLEKTRNENQVLKKEVKELKDSHQKLLPLASGRPMLSAPQMAPGVQASLYLGELSRQLQGKMYAYVLPQSFSPIGNYKVKTIRRDVERLPKTAEEKEKARKRWEELQHKLNWSEVYEDAIKLLQENRNVDAHPIISAKLLHEAVEMMDARGNLKGKSKNRRRKSLIITSTQNDQQRSR; this is encoded by the exons ATGGGTGAAGACAATTTCGGGTCGCCGTTTTCCAGCCTAGCATTACGTGTTGTGCAAGAGACATCTTTTCAGCAGGACACAATAATGCTCACAACCAACATTGAAGCACTTAAGGAAAAAATAGAGGCGAAGGATGAAGAGATAATGCGGTTACAAGAGGCACTGAAGGATCTcgaagacaaaaacaagaaactggAGATCGCCTTGAAGACAAGAATCGAGGAAATTTCAAAGCTGAAGTCCAGGATAAATAAACTGGAAagcgaaaagaaaactttggAAGACAAGCTTAGGAATGTTGAGGGAAAACTAGATCGCGTCGAGAGAGAAGTCGAACGGCTTGAAGAAGCCAACATCGTCCACGAGGAGGAAAATGCTAAGTTgaaagagaattttgaagttttggCTGAAGAAATGAAGAGCGTGGAgggaaaactcgaaaagacaAGGAATGAAAATCAGGTTTTGAAGAAGGAGGTGAAAGAACTCAAAGACTCACATCAAAAGTTGTTACCGTTAGCAAGCGGAAGGCCAATGCTAAGTGCTCCTCAAATGGCACCAGGCGTCCAAGCTTCCCTGTATCTTGGGGAACTAAGCCGACAACTTCAAGGCAAGATGTACGCTTATGTACTCCCCCAATCGTTCTCACCAATCGGAAACTATAAGGTGAAAACCATTCGCCGCGATGTGGAAAGGCTTCCAAAAACGGCAGAAGAGAAGGAGAAAGCAAGGAAAAGATGGGAAGAGCTTCAGCACAAGCTGAACTGGAGCGAGGTGTACGAGGACGCTATAAAATTGCTGCAGGAGAATCGCAACGTGGACGCCCATCCAATAATATCGGCAAAGCTGCTTCATGAAGCAGTTGAAATGATGGACGCGAGAGGTAACCTTAAAG GTAAATCAAAGAACAGACGGAGGAAATCACTGATTATAACGAGTACACAGAATGATCAGCAAAGGAGTCGTTAA
- the LOC141897205 gene encoding uncharacterized protein LOC141897205 isoform X7 codes for MDLKIRVILSLVVLAIVVRDGKGYKACDWPRGVCTYIYDPCPPTFTRCRRYDYSCPVRTNHCCCRTRIQGDEPKLEAPAARDIVYGDEPKLEAPAARDFVDVRGQAQVKCDARIRGTCWYRRDPSECPTGFKRCPLFDGGCASPDNWCCCLAA; via the exons ATGGACCTGAAGATTCGTGTGATTCTATCATTGGTGGTTTTGGCGATTGTTGTAAGAGATGGAAAAG GTTACAAGGCATGTGATTGGCCGCGAGGTGTCTGCACATACATATATGATCCTTGTCCACCTACATTCACACGCTGTCGTCGCTATGACTATTCCTGTCCTGTGCGCACAAATCACTGCTGCTGTCGTACAAGAATCCAAG GAGATGAACCAAAATTAGAAGCTCCAGCTGCAAGAGACATTGTCTATG GAGATGAACCAAAATTAGAAGCTCCAGCTGCAAGAGACTTTGTCGATG TTCGTGGTCAAGCTCAAGTGAAGTGCGACGCGAGAATCCGCGGAACGTGTTGGTACCGTCGAGATCCCTCTGAGTGTCCCACCGGCTTCAAACGCTGTCCTTTATTCGATGGAGGCTGTGCAAGTCCTGATAACTGGTGCTGCTGCCT tGCCGCTTGA